The proteins below come from a single Triticum aestivum cultivar Chinese Spring chromosome 5D, IWGSC CS RefSeq v2.1, whole genome shotgun sequence genomic window:
- the LOC123122987 gene encoding origin recognition complex subunit 4, with protein MNQSIIPHDPQSKKKIITPLTGRQGKMAATSPSAAPPATAGDCPHPTYTEMITQALTELGGTSGRIAIAAFILSRFTGLPATHDKLLKANLRRLVSEGVVRGYGSKSRSCYVFPASDTRGRGRPSKPNNKDLSDLDLEDDTTATPLPKNLNLHESSEMIWPARQRRNSGSGSGSQPQQNYSDPGLDGFQSNSSSGEDDVDDDEYTPHKRGTGRPRKILRGRGRPRKDEQQSQSQAKHPPTPTATASSTGGMQQSEAEAAAAEPRKVALSANGDAASPSTKSGRGRPRKIPGGRGRPRKDEQQSLAKHSPTAAASTGKAAAAAEHPPTPLSTDGIKRGRGRPRKEADKGGSTKAGPPAPAASAGVKRSRGRPRVYRPMPVKTGDELENPVSVDVALENPRMHRPSSADIVSMVMKRGIPAKARDARPAEAGDAIPAKARYARPAEAGDATPAEETGGAASTGIKRPRGRPRKEKPAAAMSAQAGDAVSAGIKRGRGRPRKK; from the exons ATGAATCAATCAATCATCCCCCACGACCCTCAATCAAAAAAAAAAATTATCACCCCCCTGACTGGGAGGCAGGGGAAAATGGCGGCCACCTCCCCTTCGGcggcgccgcccgccaccgccggcgactgccccCACCCGACCTACACCGAG ATGATTACGCAGGCGCTCACCGAGCTGGGAGGCACCTCCGGCCGCATCGCCATCGCCGCCTTCATCCTCAGCCGCTTCACGGGCCTCCCCGCCACCCACGACAAGCTCCTCAAAGCCAAcctccgccgcctcgtctccgaaGGCGTCGTCCGCGGCTACGGGTCAAAATCGAGATCTTGCTacgtcttccccgcctccgacacgCGCGGTCGTGGCCGGCCCTCCAAGCCCAACAATAAGGATTTGTCGGATCTCGATTTGGAGGATGACACAACCGCAACTCCCCTCCCCAAGAATCTCAATTTACATGAATCCAGTGAGATGATTTGGCCGGCCCGGCAACGACGCaactccggctccggctccggctcccaGCCCCAGCAGAATTATTCCGATCCCGGTTTGGATGGATTCCAGAGTAACAGCAGCAGTGGCGAGGATGACGTTGATGATGATGAATACACTCCACACAAGCGAGGCACTGGGAGACCAAGGAAGATACTgagagggcgtgggaggccgaGAAAGGACGAGCAACAATCACAATCACAAGCAAAACATCCTCCAACTCCAACTGCAACTGCGTCGTCAACCGGTGGCATGCAACAATCAgaagcagaagcagcagcagcagagcctCGTAAGGTTGCCCTCTCTGCGAATGGAGATGCTGCCTCCCCATCGACCAAGAGTGGCCGTGGGAGGCCAAGGAAGATACCGGGAGGGCGTGGGAGGCCGAGAAAGGACGAGCAGCAATCACTAGCAAAGCATTCTCCAACTGCAGCTGCGTCAACTggtaaagcagcagcagcagcagagcatCCTCCAACTCCATTGTCAACTGATGGTATCaagagagggcgtgggaggccgaGAAAGGAGGCCGACAAAGGAGGATCAACAAAGGCCGGTCCTCCTGCTCCTGCTGCATCGGCAGGAGTCAAGAGATCGCGTGGGAGGCCAAGAGTGTACAGACCAATGCCCGTCAAAACTGGAGATGAACTTGAGAATCCAGTATCAGTTGATGTCGCACTTGAGAATCCAAGAATGCACAGGCCATCATCAGCTGATATTGTGTCCATGGTCATGAAGAGAGGAATACCTGCTAAGGCTCGAGATGCAAGGCCTGCTGAAGCTGGAGATGCAATACCTGCTAAAGCTAGATATGCAAGGCCTGCTGAAgctggagatgcaacgcctgctgAAGAAACTGGAGGTGCTGCGTCGACGGGAATCAAGAGACCACGTGGGAGGCCAAGAAAGGAGAAGCCAGCAGCAGCAATGTCTGCTCAAGCTGGGGATGCTGTGTCGGCCGGGATCaagagagggcgtgggaggccAAGAAAAAAATGA